In Croceicoccus sp. Ery15, a genomic segment contains:
- a CDS encoding TetR/AcrR family transcriptional regulator, with product MTTDRPAIALAGGKQPRTERGRKSLRKLLDAAALEFGEKGFHDASISGITRRAGMALGSFYTYFDSKDALFRALVNDLSARVGEEAGKALAGGHDALGAERAAFSAFLNFAREHQEIYRIIDEAEFVDPDSFRAHYESAAQRIHERLQRGVASGEFRPDLDEACAWAIMGMNVFLGLKYAVWSDGRATDDIAGIASALLEKGIVKR from the coding sequence ATGACCACAGATCGCCCCGCCATCGCCCTTGCCGGCGGCAAGCAGCCGCGCACGGAACGCGGCCGCAAAAGCTTGCGCAAGCTGCTGGATGCCGCCGCGCTGGAGTTCGGGGAAAAGGGATTCCACGATGCCTCTATCAGCGGGATCACCCGCCGCGCAGGCATGGCGCTGGGCAGTTTCTATACCTATTTCGACAGCAAGGACGCGCTGTTCCGCGCATTGGTGAACGATCTGTCGGCCCGCGTCGGTGAAGAAGCTGGCAAGGCGCTGGCGGGCGGCCACGATGCGCTGGGAGCCGAACGCGCGGCGTTTTCCGCATTCCTCAACTTCGCGCGCGAGCATCAGGAAATCTATCGCATCATCGACGAGGCTGAATTCGTCGATCCCGACAGCTTCCGCGCCCATTACGAATCGGCAGCGCAGCGCATTCACGAACGCTTGCAACGCGGCGTGGCTTCGGGCGAATTCCGCCCCGATCTGGACGAGGCTTGCGCATGGGCGATCATGGGCATGAACGTGTTCCTCGGCCTGAAATACGCGGTCTGGTCCGATGGCCGCGCGACCGACGATATTGCCGGCATCGCCAGCGCCTTGCTGGAAAAAGGCATCGTAAAGCGTTGA
- a CDS encoding DUF4139 domain-containing protein, whose protein sequence is MKHFRLALALTLGTGCTAMAAFAQDASDPTGKSQQGDVSVTIYNGDTALVQDVRDLSFPRGRTRIEFPDVSSRIRPETLSFAADNTGIVEQNFDFDLLTPSKLMEKAVGETITLVRTNPATGAETRERAKVLSVAGGVVVQIGDRIEVLRDDGLPVRAVFDRVPDGLRARPTLSVTVDSSTAGRRPASIRYLTTGLGWNADYVSLYDEASGTLDMQGWVTLTNNTGTTFENAKTVLVAGDPSTGRNNYRPQPPRNQVRSIGTESADRERLADYYLYPLDARTTIANAQTKQVSFMDVQGVPARKIYARTLNWMQNDSDPVQVESRLAFSSSREGGLGDALPAGTVRFYQRDAQGTPQFIGEDAIGHTPMGSEMSLKLGDAFDISVQASVTARAKIDSEEYVRSARYRVIEDDRVRQITVERAQTFYRTTMQYRVTNAKAQPVTVDVAQAGLDRGWWSNDFRVVSESIKGEQVNLDKRQWAVPVPANGETVLTVVYETRY, encoded by the coding sequence ATGAAGCATTTCAGACTGGCACTGGCACTGACTTTGGGAACAGGCTGCACGGCGATGGCGGCCTTTGCGCAGGATGCCAGCGACCCCACCGGCAAAAGCCAGCAGGGCGATGTTTCCGTCACCATCTATAACGGCGATACCGCTCTGGTGCAGGACGTGCGCGATCTGTCGTTTCCGCGCGGGCGGACGCGGATCGAATTTCCCGACGTGTCCAGCCGCATCCGGCCCGAGACATTGAGCTTTGCTGCCGACAATACGGGCATTGTCGAACAGAATTTCGATTTCGACCTGCTGACCCCGTCGAAGCTGATGGAAAAGGCGGTGGGCGAAACGATCACGCTGGTCCGCACCAATCCCGCCACCGGCGCCGAAACGCGCGAACGGGCCAAGGTTCTGTCGGTCGCGGGCGGCGTGGTGGTGCAGATCGGCGACCGGATCGAGGTGCTGCGCGACGACGGCCTGCCGGTGCGCGCAGTGTTCGATCGCGTGCCCGACGGGCTGCGCGCCCGCCCCACCCTTTCGGTCACCGTAGATTCGAGCACGGCAGGGCGGCGGCCAGCCTCTATCCGCTATCTGACGACGGGGCTGGGCTGGAACGCCGACTACGTGTCGCTGTATGACGAGGCTTCGGGCACGCTGGACATGCAGGGCTGGGTCACGCTGACCAATAACACCGGCACGACATTCGAAAACGCGAAAACCGTGCTGGTGGCCGGCGATCCGTCGACCGGGCGCAACAATTACAGGCCGCAGCCGCCGCGCAATCAGGTCCGTTCCATCGGCACCGAAAGCGCGGATCGCGAGCGTCTGGCGGATTATTACCTCTATCCGCTCGACGCGCGGACCACCATCGCCAATGCGCAGACCAAGCAGGTCAGCTTCATGGACGTGCAGGGCGTGCCCGCGCGCAAGATCTATGCCCGCACGCTGAACTGGATGCAGAACGACAGCGATCCGGTGCAGGTGGAAAGCCGCCTCGCCTTCTCCTCGTCGCGCGAGGGCGGATTGGGCGATGCACTGCCTGCTGGCACGGTGCGTTTCTACCAGCGCGATGCGCAGGGCACGCCGCAATTCATCGGCGAGGACGCCATCGGCCATACGCCCATGGGCAGCGAGATGAGCCTGAAGCTGGGCGATGCGTTCGACATTTCGGTACAGGCCAGCGTCACCGCGCGGGCGAAGATCGATTCCGAGGAATATGTCCGTTCGGCCCGATACCGCGTGATCGAGGATGACCGCGTCCGCCAGATTACCGTCGAACGCGCGCAGACATTCTATCGCACCACCATGCAATATCGCGTGACCAATGCGAAAGCACAGCCGGTGACCGTCGATGTCGCACAGGCGGGGCTGGATCGTGGATGGTGGAGCAACGACTTTCGCGTCGTCAGCGAAAGCATCAAGGGCGAACAGGTCAATCTGGACAAGCGGCAATGGGCCGTGCCCGTTCCCGCCAATGGAGAAACCGTGCTGACCGTGGTTTACGAGACGCGATACTAG
- a CDS encoding DUF4139 domain-containing protein codes for MRRFAFLICALAATGAAAQEPPALPARLAVDASAPSDIAVTIYRDEGRGGDPIDVRWVGGFAMISEVRQVTLPPGHSRIRFTGVAESMVAVSAIVTGLPGGTIEKNRNADLLSPAALVDGTLGNRVTITRTNPATGAEISESAVIRTRADGGLVLQTREGYEAVRCSGLPEGLTFDRVPEGLSSDPVFSVDTYSAAGGTHTVTLTYLATGFDWQANYVATFAEASREKDRTLELMAWLTVANGNGQSFPDAELMTVAGRINVTSDYEDLSDPPVARPLQLSCYPIGSTSRGTYPPPPAPPPPPPAPAPAMMADQIVVTGSRLRKAEMESAMAVTEVEAGEEALGDLKLYRVPVAVDVAAQSQKQVKFLTLDAVKGELMHTGRCVAEMEEALAGIELRSRNLETQGLGRSLPQGRIAVFEPSAHGPLLVAEDDMRDRAVGEDVEIVLSPDSAVIYACRPRGASSASDRDTALEAWRNAVAKGKWAAMEADVTNPTGEALRFELALGPASAIALRRASQKIAIYRGQQVLRIDVPAGATRRITWQMRDPNASESP; via the coding sequence ATGCGGCGCTTTGCTTTCCTGATCTGCGCGCTGGCAGCGACCGGTGCCGCGGCGCAAGAGCCGCCCGCACTGCCCGCGCGGCTGGCCGTCGACGCCTCTGCCCCGTCGGACATCGCCGTTACCATCTATCGCGACGAGGGCCGCGGCGGCGATCCCATCGACGTGCGCTGGGTGGGCGGCTTTGCCATGATTTCAGAAGTGCGGCAGGTCACCCTGCCGCCCGGCCATTCACGTATCCGCTTTACCGGCGTGGCCGAAAGCATGGTGGCGGTCAGCGCCATCGTAACCGGCCTGCCCGGCGGGACCATCGAAAAGAACCGCAACGCCGATCTGCTGTCCCCCGCCGCTTTGGTCGACGGCACATTGGGCAACCGCGTCACCATCACCCGCACCAATCCCGCGACCGGAGCCGAAATCAGCGAAAGCGCGGTGATCCGCACGCGTGCCGATGGCGGGCTGGTCCTGCAAACGCGCGAGGGGTATGAGGCAGTGCGTTGTTCTGGCCTCCCCGAAGGTCTGACCTTCGACCGCGTGCCAGAGGGGCTGTCGTCCGACCCCGTGTTCAGCGTCGATACGTACAGCGCGGCGGGCGGGACCCATACGGTCACGCTGACCTATCTGGCGACGGGGTTCGACTGGCAGGCGAATTACGTCGCCACATTCGCAGAGGCCAGCCGCGAGAAGGATCGCACGCTGGAACTGATGGCGTGGCTGACCGTGGCGAACGGTAACGGGCAAAGCTTTCCCGATGCCGAACTGATGACCGTCGCGGGCCGGATCAATGTCACCAGCGATTACGAGGATCTTTCCGATCCACCCGTTGCCCGCCCTTTGCAGCTGAGCTGCTATCCCATCGGCAGCACATCGCGCGGCACCTATCCGCCGCCGCCTGCACCCCCTCCGCCCCCACCGGCGCCCGCCCCAGCGATGATGGCGGACCAGATCGTCGTGACCGGCAGCCGTTTACGGAAGGCCGAGATGGAATCGGCCATGGCCGTGACAGAGGTCGAGGCGGGCGAGGAAGCGCTGGGCGATCTGAAGCTCTATCGCGTGCCGGTAGCGGTCGACGTGGCCGCGCAGTCGCAGAAGCAGGTGAAATTCCTGACCCTCGACGCGGTCAAGGGCGAATTGATGCATACAGGGCGCTGCGTTGCGGAAATGGAAGAGGCGCTCGCCGGTATCGAATTGCGCAGCCGCAATCTGGAAACGCAGGGTCTGGGCCGGTCGCTGCCGCAAGGGCGGATCGCCGTTTTCGAGCCCAGCGCCCATGGCCCCCTGCTGGTGGCCGAGGACGATATGCGCGACCGCGCCGTCGGCGAGGATGTGGAGATTGTCCTCTCTCCCGACAGTGCGGTAATCTATGCCTGCCGCCCGCGCGGCGCATCCTCTGCCAGCGACCGCGATACCGCGCTGGAGGCATGGCGCAATGCCGTCGCCAAGGGAAAATGGGCTGCGATGGAAGCCGATGTCACCAATCCGACAGGCGAGGCCCTGCGCTTCGAACTGGCGCTTGGCCCGGCCAGTGCGATCGCCCTACGCCGCGCCTCGCAAAAAATCGCGATCTATCGCGGGCAACAGGTGCTGCGCATCGACGTGCCCGCAGGTGCGACGCGGCGGATCACATGGCAGATGCGCGATCCGAACGCGTCAGAAAGCCCTTAG
- a CDS encoding GNAT family N-acetyltransferase, which translates to MAVNIDVLTGAALHDAVDALAALRIAVFAEYPYLYDGSAEYERAYVREFMAEPDSVLIAAKDAGRIVGAATASPMASQKPEFRAPFDARGIDTASLFYFGESVLLPEYRGQGIGHAFFDAREAQAQAWGASSACFASVVRPDDHPLRPAGYHPHDRFWTGRGYAPVGGLVTQLAWKDHGEAAETPKAMQYWLRAF; encoded by the coding sequence GTGGCTGTAAACATCGATGTGCTGACGGGCGCGGCACTGCACGACGCGGTCGATGCGCTGGCGGCGCTGCGCATCGCGGTTTTTGCCGAATACCCCTATCTCTATGACGGCAGCGCGGAATACGAACGGGCATATGTCCGCGAATTCATGGCAGAGCCCGACAGCGTACTGATCGCCGCGAAAGATGCGGGGCGCATTGTCGGCGCGGCAACGGCATCGCCCATGGCATCGCAAAAGCCCGAATTCCGCGCACCGTTCGATGCGCGCGGAATTGATACGGCAAGCCTGTTCTATTTCGGAGAGAGCGTGTTGCTGCCCGAATATCGCGGACAGGGGATCGGCCATGCGTTCTTTGATGCAAGGGAAGCGCAGGCGCAGGCATGGGGCGCGTCATCGGCGTGTTTCGCATCGGTCGTCAGGCCCGACGATCATCCGCTGCGCCCTGCCGGATACCACCCGCATGACCGGTTCTGGACGGGGCGGGGCTATGCGCCGGTGGGCGGTCTGGTGACACAGCTTGCATGGAAAGACCATGGCGAGGCGGCGGAGACGCCCAAGGCGATGCAATATTGGCTAAGGGCTTTCTGA
- a CDS encoding holin family protein, whose translation MPLIESLIGPISKIIDRVIPDKEARERAKLELLQLENSQELKTIEARLSAIVTEAQSADPWTSRARPGFLYVMYALILFAIPMGFIAAFRPDAADAIARGMTGYLGGLPEPLYALFGTGYLGYTAARQWGKAKGTDR comes from the coding sequence ATGCCCCTTATAGAATCGCTTATCGGTCCAATCTCAAAGATCATCGACCGCGTCATCCCCGACAAGGAAGCACGTGAACGCGCCAAGCTGGAACTGCTGCAACTGGAAAACAGCCAGGAACTGAAAACGATCGAGGCGCGCCTGTCCGCCATCGTGACCGAGGCGCAATCCGCCGATCCCTGGACCAGCAGGGCGCGGCCCGGCTTTCTCTATGTAATGTATGCGCTGATCCTGTTCGCCATCCCCATGGGTTTTATCGCCGCGTTTCGCCCCGACGCCGCCGATGCCATCGCGCGCGGGATGACGGGCTATCTCGGCGGGCTGCCCGAACCGCTCTATGCGCTCTTCGGTACCGGCTATCTGGGCTATACCGCCGCGCGCCAGTGGGGAAAGGCCAAGGGCACCGATCGCTAG
- the accB gene encoding acetyl-CoA carboxylase biotin carboxyl carrier protein: MSDGKTAPGKTNSGMNVDSALVRELAELLGETGLTEIEVEDGDRKIRVSRAGGVAAYAAPAPVMAAPAAPAAAPAAEAAPATAPVNGDAVKSPMVGTCYLAPEPGAADFIKVGQSVKAGETLLIVEAMKVMNAIPAPRAGTIAQILVGNADPVEFDQPLVVIE, from the coding sequence ATGAGCGACGGAAAGACCGCTCCCGGCAAGACGAATTCGGGAATGAACGTTGATAGCGCGCTGGTGCGCGAACTGGCCGAACTGCTCGGCGAAACCGGCCTGACCGAGATCGAGGTCGAGGATGGCGACCGCAAGATCCGCGTATCGCGCGCGGGCGGCGTCGCTGCCTATGCCGCGCCTGCGCCCGTGATGGCCGCGCCTGCCGCACCTGCCGCCGCCCCCGCGGCAGAGGCCGCCCCCGCCACCGCTCCCGTCAATGGCGACGCTGTAAAAAGCCCGATGGTCGGCACCTGCTATCTGGCGCCCGAACCCGGCGCCGCCGATTTCATCAAGGTCGGACAGAGCGTGAAGGCAGGCGAAACCCTGCTGATCGTCGAAGCGATGAAGGTGATGAACGCCATCCCTGCGCCCCGTGCAGGCACGATCGCGCAGATTCTTGTCGGCAATGCGGACCCGGTCGAATTCGACCAGCCGCTTGTCGTGATCGAGTGA
- the accC gene encoding acetyl-CoA carboxylase biotin carboxylase subunit has product MAIKRILIANRGEIALRVHRAAHEMGIETVAVHSTADADAMHVRLADHSVCIGPAPASESYLNIAAIISAAEIAGADAIHPGYGFLSENARFAEIVEAHGIKWIGPKPEHIRTMGDKVEAKRTAGALGLPLVPGSDGAVDNADEALKLSAEIGYPVLVKAASGGGGRGMKVVQTPEELPALMSAARSEAKSAFGDDTVYIEKYLGNPRHIEFQVFGDGNGQAIHLGERDCSLQRRHQKVLEEAPSPVISADERERMGGICAKAMADMGYRGAGTIEFLWEDGEFYFIEMNTRLQVEHPVTEAITGVDLVREQIRVADGKPLSVKQDELVFAGHAIECRINAEDPFNFTPSPGTLTSYHAAGGMHVRVDSGIYAGYRIPPYYDSMIAKLIVYGRTREGCIMRLKRALEEMVIEGVKTSIPLHQELIRQDDFLNGDYSIKWLEEWLAEREA; this is encoded by the coding sequence ATGGCCATCAAGCGTATCCTGATCGCCAACCGGGGCGAGATCGCGCTGCGCGTGCACCGCGCCGCGCATGAAATGGGCATCGAAACCGTCGCGGTGCATTCCACCGCAGACGCCGATGCCATGCATGTGCGCCTTGCCGACCATTCGGTCTGCATCGGCCCCGCGCCTGCCAGCGAAAGCTATCTCAACATCGCCGCGATCATTTCGGCAGCCGAAATCGCAGGCGCGGATGCAATCCATCCCGGTTACGGTTTCCTGTCCGAAAACGCCCGTTTTGCCGAGATTGTCGAGGCGCATGGCATCAAGTGGATCGGGCCCAAGCCCGAACATATCCGCACCATGGGCGACAAGGTGGAAGCCAAGCGCACCGCGGGCGCGCTGGGCCTGCCGCTGGTGCCGGGCAGCGACGGCGCGGTCGACAATGCCGACGAAGCACTGAAACTGTCGGCGGAAATCGGCTATCCCGTGCTGGTCAAGGCGGCCAGCGGCGGCGGCGGTCGCGGCATGAAGGTCGTGCAGACGCCCGAAGAACTGCCCGCCCTGATGAGCGCGGCGCGGTCCGAGGCAAAGTCGGCGTTCGGCGACGACACGGTTTATATCGAGAAATATCTGGGCAATCCGCGCCATATCGAATTTCAGGTGTTCGGCGACGGCAACGGCCAGGCCATCCATCTGGGCGAGCGCGACTGTTCGCTGCAACGCCGCCACCAGAAAGTGCTGGAAGAGGCCCCCTCCCCCGTCATCAGCGCGGACGAGCGCGAGCGGATGGGCGGCATCTGCGCCAAGGCGATGGCTGACATGGGCTATCGCGGCGCGGGCACGATCGAATTCCTGTGGGAAGACGGCGAGTTCTATTTCATCGAAATGAATACCCGTCTGCAGGTCGAACATCCGGTAACCGAAGCAATCACCGGCGTCGATCTGGTGCGCGAGCAGATCCGCGTCGCCGACGGCAAGCCGCTGTCGGTAAAGCAGGACGAGCTGGTCTTTGCCGGCCACGCCATCGAATGCCGCATCAATGCGGAAGACCCGTTCAACTTCACGCCATCGCCCGGCACGCTGACCAGCTATCACGCGGCGGGCGGCATGCATGTGCGCGTGGATAGCGGGATCTATGCGGGCTATCGCATTCCGCCTTACTACGATTCCATGATCGCCAAGCTGATCGTCTATGGCCGCACTCGCGAAGGCTGTATCATGCGGCTGAAACGCGCGCTGGAAGAAATGGTGATCGAAGGGGTCAAAACCTCGATCCCGCTGCATCAGGAACTTATCCGGCAGGACGATTTCCTGAACGGCGATTATTCGATCAAATGGCTGGAGGAATGGCTCGCGGAGCGCGAGGCATAG
- the argJ gene encoding bifunctional glutamate N-acetyltransferase/amino-acid acetyltransferase ArgJ yields METSPLARPFPALPAIAGAVPRVARAGYKNWGRCDLTFVTLDKGTAVAGVFTKNVCCSSEVELGREQVKLGRARALVVNAGNSNAFTGYRGREAVETIMAEVAAHLDCEPSDVFVSSTGVIGVPLPQDKAREGLARVFGAEPCGWEQAAETIGTTDTFTKGAHASAMIGGTRVEFSAIIKGSGMIAPDMATMLGYVFTDANVAPAFLQQCLSAANAATFSCITVDGDTSTSDTVLAFATGKAGNEEITGPDSPGADAFAAALHDICRQLAHLVVRDGEGAQKFIEIAVTGATSDESARRVGLAIANSPLVKTAIAGEDANWGRVVMAVGKAGEPADRDRLSIGFGGIWTARDGQPVAGYDEAPVAAHLKGEDIRIDVDLGLGKGRATVWTCDLTHGYISINADYRT; encoded by the coding sequence ATGGAAACATCGCCGCTTGCCCGCCCCTTTCCCGCCCTTCCCGCGATCGCGGGCGCCGTGCCGCGCGTGGCGCGGGCCGGTTACAAGAACTGGGGCCGCTGCGACCTGACCTTCGTGACCCTGGACAAGGGTACGGCCGTTGCGGGCGTGTTCACCAAGAATGTGTGCTGCTCGTCCGAAGTCGAACTGGGCCGCGAACAGGTCAAGCTGGGCCGTGCCCGCGCGCTGGTGGTGAACGCGGGCAATTCCAATGCCTTCACCGGCTATCGCGGGCGCGAGGCGGTGGAGACGATCATGGCCGAGGTTGCCGCCCATCTGGACTGCGAACCGAGCGATGTGTTCGTCTCCTCCACCGGCGTGATCGGCGTCCCCCTGCCGCAGGACAAGGCACGCGAAGGGCTTGCGCGCGTGTTCGGCGCGGAACCCTGCGGCTGGGAACAGGCGGCAGAGACCATCGGCACCACCGACACATTCACCAAGGGCGCGCATGCCAGCGCGATGATCGGCGGCACCCGCGTCGAATTCAGCGCCATCATCAAGGGCAGCGGCATGATCGCGCCCGATATGGCGACCATGCTCGGCTATGTGTTCACCGACGCGAATGTCGCGCCCGCGTTTCTGCAACAATGCCTGTCCGCCGCGAACGCGGCGACGTTTTCCTGTATCACGGTCGATGGCGATACCTCGACCAGCGACACGGTGCTGGCGTTCGCCACCGGCAAGGCCGGGAACGAGGAGATTACCGGCCCCGACAGCCCGGGCGCGGATGCGTTTGCCGCCGCGCTGCACGATATCTGCCGCCAGCTGGCCCATCTGGTGGTGCGCGACGGCGAAGGCGCGCAGAAATTCATCGAGATCGCGGTGACCGGCGCGACATCCGACGAAAGCGCGCGCCGCGTGGGGCTGGCCATTGCCAATTCGCCGCTCGTCAAGACGGCCATCGCGGGCGAGGATGCCAATTGGGGCCGCGTCGTCATGGCCGTGGGCAAGGCGGGCGAACCGGCGGACCGCGACCGCCTGTCGATCGGCTTTGGCGGCATATGGACGGCAAGGGACGGCCAGCCGGTCGCCGGATATGACGAAGCGCCCGTCGCCGCCCATCTGAAGGGCGAGGATATTCGCATCGATGTCGACCTTGGCCTTGGCAAAGGGCGCGCGACGGTTTGGACATGCGACCTGACGCATGGCTATATCTCGATCAATGCGGATTACCGGACATGA
- a CDS encoding inositol monophosphatase family protein, with the protein MNALTDQVAALMREVAEKAILPRYQSLASSEIIEKAHDDLVTVADRESEVMLAEGLARILPDAAIVGEEAAHADSAVMDRRGADLCWIIDPLDGTNNFARGKAPFGIIIALAAGGETQAGWLWDPLGQRLCHAELGKGAFVNGDRIDARPTGEDKPVAAISTVFMDEAQRHEVQRNVAPHFRLVDIPRCAAEQYPRLALGVNDVSVFQRTLAWDHAAGVLWLNEAGGMAARIDGSPYRPDQDGTGLLAAASPSLFEKLAACIP; encoded by the coding sequence ATGAATGCGCTGACCGATCAAGTCGCCGCGCTGATGCGCGAGGTGGCGGAAAAGGCGATCTTGCCCCGCTATCAATCGCTGGCCAGCAGCGAGATTATCGAAAAGGCGCATGACGATCTGGTCACCGTCGCCGACCGCGAAAGCGAAGTGATGCTGGCCGAGGGGCTGGCGCGCATCCTGCCCGACGCCGCCATCGTGGGCGAGGAAGCGGCCCATGCCGACAGCGCGGTCATGGACCGGCGCGGCGCCGATCTGTGCTGGATCATCGACCCGCTGGATGGCACCAATAATTTCGCGCGCGGCAAGGCCCCGTTCGGGATCATCATCGCGCTGGCCGCTGGCGGCGAGACACAGGCTGGCTGGCTGTGGGATCCGCTGGGGCAGCGCTTGTGCCACGCCGAACTGGGCAAGGGCGCGTTCGTCAATGGAGATCGCATCGACGCGCGCCCGACGGGCGAGGACAAGCCCGTGGCCGCGATCAGCACGGTGTTCATGGACGAAGCGCAAAGGCACGAGGTTCAGCGCAATGTTGCCCCGCACTTCCGGCTGGTCGACATTCCGCGCTGTGCAGCGGAGCAGTATCCGCGGCTGGCGCTGGGCGTGAACGATGTGTCGGTGTTTCAGCGCACCCTGGCATGGGATCATGCGGCGGGCGTCTTGTGGCTGAACGAAGCGGGCGGCATGGCCGCGCGGATCGACGGTTCGCCCTATCGGCCGGACCAGGACGGCACCGGCCTGCTGGCAGCGGCGAGCCCTTCGCTGTTCGAAAAGCTCGCCGCCTGCATTCCCTGA
- the trxA gene encoding thioredoxin — translation MATIAVTDASFEEDVLKSDKPVLVDFWADWCGPCKMIAPALEEISEELGEQVTIAKMDIMENTGVPGQIGVQSIPLMVLFKNGEAVAQKLGAAPKSQLKGWLESEL, via the coding sequence ATGGCCACTATCGCCGTCACCGACGCCAGCTTCGAGGAAGACGTCCTCAAGTCCGACAAGCCCGTTCTGGTCGACTTCTGGGCCGACTGGTGCGGCCCGTGCAAGATGATCGCCCCCGCGCTTGAGGAAATCAGCGAGGAGCTGGGCGAGCAGGTGACCATCGCCAAGATGGACATCATGGAAAACACCGGCGTTCCGGGCCAGATCGGCGTGCAGTCGATCCCGCTGATGGTGCTGTTCAAGAACGGCGAGGCTGTCGCGCAAAAGCTGGGCGCCGCGCCGAAAAGCCAGCTGAAGGGCTGGCTGGAAAGCGAGCTTTAA